GAGACCTGCGCTCCAGCCCTCCCGCCGCTCTCCGGCCGGCCCGGAAACTTTTGGGCGGCTTGGAGGCCTTCTCCCGGCTGCTGCCTCGCTCGAAGAAATTTGCACGAATCCGGGTTGACgccctcatttttttcccttctcatttttaaagGTACTCCCTGCCGTCCCCCAGCCACCACCTAGGGACACAAAGGTGCTTTGGGAAATCCCAAAGCGGCGCTGGGCCTGCGGCTGCTGGGTCATGTGGCCGTTTCCCCGCGAGTCCTACGTGGTTCCCAGGAGGTGGATTTTGTttcgcattttttttttttcatctgaaagGGGAGTCCCGGCTACAAAGGGAACCTTTTGCTACAAGGCAATACGCCCTCCtcctgcttcctttctctctgccccctctctttccttcccaccccccaaaTTGTGAGTGTCCCTGTGCACCCACCCTGAATCCTGCAAGGTTTACTCCCCGGCCCAGGAAGAGTCCACCTAAAGCCGACAAAACCCTATTCCAAAGAAATGTTGCGTCCTAGCCTGCCGGCTCTCGCGCTCCCTTTCTCCGGATCTCTCCTCGCCTTCCCGCCAGCGCCACCCGCCGAATCCCCAGGTGAGGAGAGGGCCCCGCCAGGCTCGTTACCTTTTTGGTGAAAGCCTTTGCCGCAAAATTCGCAGACGAAGGGCTTGTAGCCTGCGTGGATGCGGATGTGCGTGTTGAGCGTGGAGCTGCGGTTGAAAGCTTTGCCGCACTGGTTGCATTTATGGGGCTTTTCCTGCGGAGAGGGGCGCGCGCACAGTGTCACCGAGGCCCCAGTCGCGAGAGGGCAGCTCGGAGGCACCTCCAAGGGACACGAGCCCCACGGGAGGGACAAAAGGGGGACCACTGGCCAGCCTCTCCCCAAAGCCATCTGTCGGGCGCGGGGCGGTTGGGAGGCGGAGGGGCCCGGCCGCGGGGGCCACGTACCTGGGTGTGGATAATTTTGTGCCGGCAGAGCGTGCTGGCCTGGCGGAAGCCTTTGCCGCAGACTTTGCACACGAACGGTCTGGCTCCGGTGTGGACCGGCATGTGGCGGGTGAGGTTATAGTGAGCGTTAAACACCTACGGAGGGACACGAGGGGGCCTTGTAGGGTGGCCACACGAGGGTCTAGAAGCAGCCAGCACCCCCTTCAGAAACCAGAGCCCTTTTCAATTTCCAAAGCGCTTTCCAATCCGCTGCTGGAGCCAGTCCTGCAAGGCCGCTAACAAAGCCACCCCCATTTTGCAGAataggaaactgaggtccagctacacccccccccccattgggTAGGCAGCTACTGGAGAGTTCCCCATCTGAAGAAAGGGGCGCTCCAGGCTGCCCCCAGGAAAGCGGCGCTCCCCTCCCGGCCCCGCGGCCCCCGGGCCTCACCTTGCCGCACACCTCACAGGTGAAGTTCTTGGGCTTGCCGTCCGAAGAGCCCCCGGTCAGCTTGCCGTGGCCCTTGACGCCGCCGCGCTCGGCGGTCAGGGCCGAGTTCTCCTTCAGCACCTGCTCCAGAGGCGCGGGCAGGCGCTCCTTGTGCGAATACGTGGCCGGGTGCGGGAACTTGTCCGCGGCCAGGCCCGCCAACTTGGCGTTCTCCAGCAGAAAGAGCTTGGGGTGCGCGGCCAGCGCCGCGGGGCCTTGCGCGTTGAGGAGGCCGGAAGGGAAGAGGTGGCCGCCGAGCAGCTCCGACGGCGGGTACGCGGCCGAGTCCAGGTAGTTGAAGTAGTAGAGCGAGCCGCTGGCGGGCAGCCCCATGGCCTGGTTGATGACCTGGGGCTTGATGACCCGGCCCGCGGGCAGCGCGGACGGCGTCAGGCCCAGCTCGGCCTTGCAGCACACGCCACAGTTGGTTTTGCACAAGCCGCTGGCGCCGCACACCGGggcccccccgccgccgccgccgccgcctccgccgccgccgcccgcccggaGGCTGCTCTTCCAGAGCTCCGAGTAGCTGAGCAGCGTCTTGGACGGCACCTCGTAGCCCAGGGGCTGCAGGGGGATCATGCAGGGCAGCGGCGAGCAGAGGTTCAGCAGTTTCTTGCCCTGGCCGTCGTCCGCGTCCAGCGCCCCGGGCCGCGGCTCGAAGGGCGCGCGGGGCTCCGACGTCTTGGCCATGATGCGCTCGATGGAGAAGGCCAGCGTCTTGGAAGTGGCCGGCGACGCTCCGGCACGCGGGCAGGCCGGGGGCACC
The Dasypus novemcinctus isolate mDasNov1 chromosome 26, mDasNov1.1.hap2, whole genome shotgun sequence genome window above contains:
- the FEZF2 gene encoding fez family zinc finger protein 2, producing MASSASLETMVPPACPRAGASPATSKTLAFSIERIMAKTSEPRAPFEPRPGALDADDGQGKKLLNLCSPLPCMIPLQPLGYEVPSKTLLSYSELWKSSLRAGGGGGGGGGGGGGAPVCGASGLCKTNCGVCCKAELGLTPSALPAGRVIKPQVINQAMGLPASGSLYYFNYLDSAAYPPSELLGGHLFPSGLLNAQGPAALAAHPKLFLLENAKLAGLAADKFPHPATYSHKERLPAPLEQVLKENSALTAERGGVKGHGKLTGGSSDGKPKNFTCEVCGKVFNAHYNLTRHMPVHTGARPFVCKVCGKGFRQASTLCRHKIIHTQEKPHKCNQCGKAFNRSSTLNTHIRIHAGYKPFVCEFCGKGFHQKGNYKNHKLTHSGEKQYKCTICNKAFHQVYNLTFHMHTHNDKKPFTCATCGKGFCRNFDLKKHVRKLHDSVGPAAPSAKDLTARTAQS